A single region of the Thermoanaerobacterium aotearoense genome encodes:
- a CDS encoding response regulator transcription factor: MLNRKVVSNIYTLVVVEDEYEIRTGLVNCFPWNKMGFVVAEEFENGGECFEYLCKNKVDTILCDIKMPVMSGIELAKKIFESNISTKIVIISGYTDFEYARQALRYGVKDYIVKPTKYNEIIDVFSRIKKELDNENTKEILNNSCNNEIDQYSSIISIIEKYVDEHYRDVTLEDVAKVVYMNPYYLSKYFKQKTGMNFSDYITEVRMKKAVEFLKNPLYKTYEISYMIGYKNPKNFTRAFKKYYKKSPREFVNSAINFKE; this comes from the coding sequence TTGCTAAATAGGAAGGTGGTGTCTAATATTTATACGCTTGTAGTAGTAGAAGATGAATATGAGATAAGAACAGGATTAGTTAACTGCTTTCCATGGAACAAAATGGGTTTTGTTGTTGCAGAAGAATTTGAAAATGGAGGAGAATGTTTTGAGTATTTGTGTAAAAATAAGGTTGATACAATTTTATGTGATATAAAAATGCCAGTTATGTCTGGTATAGAGTTGGCAAAGAAAATTTTTGAAAGTAATATAAGCACTAAAATAGTTATAATCAGTGGTTATACTGATTTTGAATATGCCAGACAGGCGTTAAGATATGGTGTTAAAGATTATATAGTAAAACCTACTAAATATAATGAAATAATTGATGTTTTCAGCAGAATAAAAAAAGAATTAGACAATGAAAATACAAAGGAAATATTGAATAACTCATGTAACAATGAAATTGATCAGTACAGCAGCATAATTTCAATCATAGAAAAATATGTTGATGAACATTACAGAGATGTGACATTGGAAGATGTAGCTAAAGTAGTTTATATGAATCCGTATTATTTAAGCAAATATTTTAAACAAAAAACCGGTATGAATTTTTCTGATTATATAACTGAGGTCAGAATGAAAAAAGCTGTAGAGTTTCTAAAAAATCCTTTGTATAAAACTTATGAAATAAGTTATATGATTGGATATAAAAATCCAAAAAATTTTACTAGAGCATTTAAAAAATATTATAAAAAATCCCCAAGAGAATTTGTAAATTCAGCAATAAATTTTAAGGAATGA
- a CDS encoding sensor histidine kinase, which yields MRELNNKFFYKNLFVLALPLILIVIVLGSFSILITERYVRDEIYKNSREILKQSSNDLSILFNDINKIYLTFGTNKDVTLYLERILNTNKYSLDDMWHLSMIESLFDSTSFSEPYIQSIYLYFNNPNKNFLVTGNGINSVTNYIDNKWYDSFLNAPKDEISWIEVRNLKMYSFDKKGIKVLSIYKKIANFNGDKIDGVLVLNIYLDYIENLLNTSTIFPDQKILILDAHDNLICQNINGNFTGKIDLDNYSKANIITKLESPNYNIKYVSIVPKKYLYEVPIKLLKMTLVLLLTSIFFVILITFRITKRNYENVNKILKIIEAEKTNEIFPEIPVESRDEYSYIIYNIINSYIEKSQLKMELAEKKYKMKAMELLALQSQISPHFLSNALEIIYLRALSYTNGPNDVTKMIENLSQILKYLLSNPNETVTVKEEIENTKAYIQILKVRYRDKFKVNLIYDESILSCLMMKLMLQHLIENSIKHGLKKKNYEGSIKIKIKAVDKKKIKISVIDNGIGMSKERLNYVKRILDSDFDFYEHIGLMNTNERLKLLYGKDCEILIRSKLNIGTAVYIIFPYQLKNQNNDDYNK from the coding sequence ATGAGAGAATTAAACAATAAATTTTTTTATAAAAATCTTTTTGTTTTGGCATTGCCATTAATTTTAATTGTTATTGTATTAGGTTCATTTTCAATATTAATAACAGAAAGATATGTTAGAGATGAAATATACAAAAATAGTAGAGAAATATTAAAGCAAAGCAGTAATGATTTGTCAATTTTATTTAATGATATAAATAAAATTTATTTAACATTTGGAACAAACAAAGATGTGACATTGTATTTGGAAAGGATCTTAAATACAAATAAATATTCTTTAGATGATATGTGGCATCTTAGCATGATAGAAAGTTTATTTGATTCTACGTCGTTTTCAGAACCTTATATACAATCAATTTATTTGTATTTTAACAATCCTAATAAAAATTTTTTAGTGACAGGAAATGGTATTAATTCTGTAACAAATTATATTGATAATAAATGGTATGACAGCTTTTTAAATGCACCAAAAGATGAGATTTCTTGGATAGAGGTTAGAAATTTAAAAATGTATAGTTTCGATAAAAAGGGGATAAAAGTCCTAAGTATATACAAAAAAATTGCAAACTTTAACGGGGATAAAATTGATGGTGTGCTTGTACTAAATATATATTTGGACTATATTGAAAATTTGCTAAATACTTCAACAATATTTCCTGACCAAAAAATTCTTATATTAGATGCCCACGACAATTTAATATGTCAAAATATTAATGGGAATTTCACTGGGAAGATAGACTTAGATAATTATAGCAAAGCAAACATCATAACAAAATTAGAATCTCCAAATTATAATATAAAATATGTATCTATTGTTCCTAAAAAATACCTTTATGAAGTTCCTATAAAGCTTTTAAAGATGACTTTAGTTTTACTTTTGACGTCAATTTTTTTTGTGATATTGATAACATTTAGAATCACTAAACGAAATTACGAAAATGTAAATAAAATATTAAAGATTATAGAGGCAGAAAAGACAAATGAGATATTTCCAGAAATTCCAGTAGAAAGTAGAGATGAGTACAGCTATATAATTTACAACATTATTAATAGTTATATTGAAAAAAGTCAATTGAAAATGGAATTAGCAGAAAAGAAGTATAAAATGAAAGCAATGGAGTTATTAGCACTGCAATCGCAAATTAGTCCTCATTTTTTGTCTAATGCGTTGGAGATTATTTATCTTAGGGCATTGTCATACACAAACGGTCCTAATGATGTCACAAAAATGATTGAAAATTTGTCACAGATTTTAAAGTATTTGTTAAGTAATCCAAATGAAACAGTAACTGTAAAAGAAGAAATTGAAAATACAAAGGCATATATACAAATATTGAAGGTCAGGTATAGAGATAAATTTAAAGTAAATCTAATTTATGATGAAAGTATTTTATCATGTCTCATGATGAAACTGATGCTGCAACATTTAATAGAAAATTCTATAAAACATGGGCTTAAGAAGAAAAATTATGAAGGATCAATAAAAATCAAAATAAAAGCAGTTGATAAAAAGAAAATAAAAATTTCAGTAATCGATAATGGCATAGGAATGTCCAAAGAGAGGCTAAATTATGTAAAAAGAATTCTTGACTCTGACTTCGATTTTTATGAACATATTGGACTAATGAATACAAATGAACGGTTAAAACTTCTCTATGGGAAAGATTGTGAAATATTAATAAGAAGTAAATTGAATATTGGTACTGCCGTATATATAATTTTTCCATATCAATTAAAAAATCAGAATAATGATGATTATAATAAGTGA